The genomic window tattgtgACAAATCTTAAAAGTTCTAATAGgaaaagaaagactatagagacatgttttgattcttgcGGAAGCGCAGAAATAGATAAAGtgattgctaagtttttctattctagttgcattcctttcaatgtatCCAGAAATCCATATTGGAAGAAAGCTTGTAGTATGCTTGCAAATAGCAAATTATCAGGATATCTACCTCCCGGTTCAAAAAGGTTATGCACATCACTtcttcataatgaaaaaaatgaggttgaacaaagtttagaaagaaaaaagtttaaatggaacacgactggggtatcaattgtttctgatgggtggaCAGATATTCAAAGACGTccactaattaatttcattgtcattgcacgtgatgaaccaatatttttgaaagcaGTTGATGCGTCTGGAGAATATAAAGATGCAGgatatttgaagcaattatttgtagaagcCATCAAGGAGCTTGGTCCTGATAAAGTGGTGCAACTCATTACAGACAATGATGCTGTATGCAAAAGTGCTGGACTTAGTTTGAGGTATgattttccacatattttttggactccatgtgttgcacatactttgaatttagcactgaaggacatatgtAATCCTCCAAGTGAAGATGTAGATCCTAAGGGACATGAGCTATTCTCATggattcaagagattgaaaaagatgtaagaaatattagaaatttcatcgttaatcatcaacatgcattgtctctttttagtagttattctgatttgagattgttaaagGTTGCAGAGACAcgatttgcttcaataattgtcatgttgaaaagaattcaaagagtgcAAGATGCACTTATTCAAATGGTATTTAGTAGAGAGTGGAGCTTTTATCGGGTTGAAGATGAGGCTAAAGTTCAAAGTATTAAAAACCTTATTGTTGAAGATACATGGTGGGaaaaaattgtatattttttggattttacagaaccaatttggtgcatgttgagagctgttgataaagatgagcCTATGCTTCATCGAGTTTACGCAATGTGGGAAAATATGATTGAAGAAATTCAGAGTAAAAAcagtttttaagaaagaaaaaaagacattgtACTTGATAATTCAGAGTTCTTTGATCGTATAAGTACAATATTAGTTGAAAGATGGGATAAAAGCAATACTCCCTTGCATTGCATTGCATGGCTCATTCCTTAAATCTTAAACATTACACgaaaaaatggattgaaggagctccTGGACGTGTTACTCCACATCTAGATATTGAGTTAAACATTCAAAGAATGTCATGTATGGACAGATTTTTTATAGATTCTTATACCAAACAACAAGCTATGtgtgaatataacaagttttctttaGGAGATTTTTATTCAGAAGGTGCGGCACAAGCAAGAGAAGACAtgagtccttttgattggtgggcGTCCTATGGATCAGAAATGCCCGTGCTTCATAAACTTGCTTTGAGGTTACTATCACAACCTGTTACATCAtcgtgttgtgaaagaaattggagcatatatggtcatatacacaacattaaaaggaacaagctcACTAGCCAACGTGCAGAGgacttggtttatgtgcattccaatttgcatcttctttcaagaaaagaTGCAGAATACAGGTATTTCTTTTTTAGGTTGTTTTGATTTGCTCAATTTGTTATGTTgtattagtttttttatatttttgtggtacatatttttaattgtttaattttcgTCTTTAATAAATGCAGATGTGGATCATCGCAATATTGGGATGTAAATTCAGATGAATTTGGTTTCGATGGAGAACGCAACTTATATGTTGCTAATATGGATTTTTCTGATCGTGTTATTCCTGCTGAGagatttgatgatgatgatatcgttCAAAGCattcaaaaaaatcaagatattggtggaagtggaagtggaagtggaacaTAACTCTGTTTTATTAAAGATGATGTAATATCtaatatgtattgatgtatgaactatgaagtatgaagacATTTGATGATGAAGGATATGTATTGATGACTGTATGAactgtgaactcaaaactagagtaCATTTGTTGTTAAATGTtaaattgatgatatatatttcttgttgaatgttgaattgatgatatatatttcttttcagaATGTTGaattaatgatatatatttcttgttgaatgttgaattgatgatatatatttgttgttgaattttgaattgatgattgacaatgatatcatgattagcaaattgtaattttgatcttgttatttaataattttgtggtttatattattatatttaaaaataataaaatactctcaccgcaccgccgcacctaaatttttggagATGTGCCGCGCTggcacccgcaccggcacccgcaccccgcactcaggtgacatagcaTAAAAGAGTAGAAAGAAACTTAAAAAAGGGTTGTTCAATACTTTCTGTATTTACAAAAAACTACCTAACATTTGAACAATTACAGTTATACGAATGAGTTTATCAATTTTACTTAATTAATGTAGATCTGTTTGCAAGTTGGAGTTGGTCTTCAGTCAGAATGTTTAAAGATTAGTTTCCAAAGACTAGAAGCATTAATATGGAGGCCAGAACAGATGCATCAAGAAAAAAGTAGAGATAAAAGTAGAGATAATTAATCGGTCATCGAGGTTTAAATAATTGATTCACAGATGTTGCCCAGTGTTTTAAATAAGAGTGACATTTGATTTGTTGGTGGCCCCAATTGTTAGTCACACTTTTAAGTTGAAGAGTCAGCCGCAGAGGAAGAGCGACAACCGAGAGGCCATGGATACCATAGCAATGAAGAGGGAGAGGCAGGAACTAATGACTAGCAACGACACAAATGCCACCATCCAGGAGAGCGCTCCGTCCATCTGGGCCGCACCATGGTCCTAATTAAGGAAATCTTCTTCATCCATCCCTGTTTCTCCACCTGTTCCTTGGATATCCCTAGCTTCTGGTGACCTAAGGTTCTGGAATTCCAGCAAGAACCACCATGCTAACCACCAATTGCTGATGAATTTGGAGATTGGTAAACTTTATTACTTGATTTGGAAACCAATGATTCTTAGTTTAATATGTGAATTTTCGATTTATATATGCTCCCCATCAACAAATCCATGATGTATCAaatattcataataaaatcCACCAACTGGCACTTAGAGCAATTCATCCTGTTACTTTAGCCTTTCTATTCATTGCACCAAGagttttttatttcaaagtcAAAATGGTATCTACCATGTCCCCTTCAAACTCTACAAGCTCGCCCACCAGTCGCTGCTTCGTCAAAACCATGGAATATGAGCAGCGTTGTTGCCCACTTTTACTTTGCTACCCTCCTTAATTAATGTTGTAAAATCAGCTTGACATGCTTTGAATTGAAATAGTGAGAAAAGCCCGCCCTTGTATTGAATAGCGGGATCCATCCATTAAATTTCAGGCTTAATTTATGGTGCGTGACTAGAAATGATCTTCCTATAGACATCACACTCGTTGCTGCTCAGGCTGGaatggttttttcatttttcttttcctgttcaTGTACCTTTAAGCAaaagctttcctttttttttgtatgtgcCATCGTTTATCCAGATCTAACATTGTGTGCATACTCACTCTATAATTTGGTGGGAATGGTGAGTTACTGCAAGCAATGATGTTTAAATTTGTCTgaattgttttgtttctcataaAATTCATACCCACCTGAATTGTCCTTTGCGGAATTCTATAACATGATCGAGTGAATTATCAATGTGCAACCTTTCTGCCTGGCAACTGGATATCCTAACAATGAGTGGCTTCTTTCCTGATTTTCCAACTTTGGCAATAATTTGAAGTCAAAAACTGCAGCATAGCTGCTATCGAAGTCAATTGAcgaacaaaaatataaatatatataactatagAAAAAGATACAAGAGAATCACTAATCTCAAaacaaagggagagagagatctgaGCGATTCCTGAGGCACTTGATGTTCCGTGCCCCTCAAATTTGAGTACTAATACACGGTGTCAGAACTGTGGTTATAAGGTATACTGGTGGCGAAACCACCGCTATAAGTCTGTAGAAGTGGCACCGACTGGCGAATGTGCTTTGTAAACAGTCTATCGCATCTACTTTAATTTAAAGCACATCACTCCAAATCTCTAGCCGCCAACCCAACAAAAAGTTCAACCATCCCCATCAGGAAACTGTTATTGTGGTTGGATACTTAAGCCACGTCATATATTGGTTCCTTTCTATACATATTCCTTGCTTCAGTCCTGAAATTCTGTACAGTTAAATTCTAGATCAACCCTATCATAAAGGAATCTATTCATGTACTATAATATGTCACATTCTTTAGTAAAGAATATTTGGCTTACAAAATCTGTCAAACTTGATGATCTTATGTGATGATTAGACAAACATATATAGggaagttttttttatcaaattttatttaaatgcatAGGCATTGAAAAGCCAAAACAGAGTGTCATTGTGTATCTGCTATATCTGGGTTTGCTTGGACCCTCAAAAATGTAaagcagaaaaaatgaaaaatcatcaacagtCTTCAAATTTCTCACTCAGTATTATGAATCCGTATTTTAAGACAAGAAGCTTGAATTCAAATTGGTTTCGAAAAtgttgctcttttttttttactattattttttgttgttatcatttgatatttttaaaaacgCATCTAGACTAAGGCAAGATTAGGCAAGCTTGGTTCATACAAGAAACGATGAATCAATGTTTTTAGCACAAAATTTGGGAAATTGTAAAACGATTTCTAGTTAGGAATTTCTAGTTCTTAAgcatttcttgaaaatgatgttCTGCCAAATATCTAACCACCAAAGACTAAACTAGCAAAAGGGTGCATAACAAATCGTTTTTAGGGCCCACAGAGAAGACTGAAAAGAATTTGCTGACCTTATCAGACCTGCAAGGCAGAAAGATTTCTATCCCCATTCTACTGAAACtcatatttcataaaatttcaatACAAGAAGAAGGATCCTCATCTCTTAACAACAAAGAAGCATGTGAGTCGCTCCATCATAAATGACCAAATGCTGGACAAAACTCTTTTAGAGCATTATTCTGATGACATAAATGtcatttcagaaaaaaaaatggcagagGTGTCATTTGTTCATGATCTGTAAGATCACTCCTCCTGTTCTTGGTCctaaacctatgaaaaactgagggaccaaaaaaatatataacttgtTAAACAAAAGATTCAAAGAGTAACCCTCAAAGCCATATGAGTTGAAGGTCATAAAAATTCAACTCttgaaaaaattggaaagagCTAGGCGGTTTCAGACTTTGgctaacttttttcttttatcgaAACGTTACACGCTGTCCTCTTTAATCACATATTATAACGTCAGCGAAACATCCAAGGTAGAGTTGGTAAGTGGTACCGCATGTCTCTGCAATGTACCACAAACTCTTTGGTAAAGTCTGGCAAGGTGAGTACAGGTGCACTCATCATAGCTGCTTTCAGCTTGGTGAAGGCTTCTCTAGCCTTATCCGTCCATGTGAACTCTCCTTTTTTTAACATGTGGGTTAAGGGAGATGCAATCGGTCTGTATCCCTGAATAAATCTGGGATAGTAGCCTGTGAGCCCTAAGAATCTTCTCATTCCACGTGGGTCTTTCGGTAGCGGCCACTGATCCATAGCTTGTAGCTTTTCAGGGTCAGCTTTAACTCCTTCTTTGGACACGATGTGTCCCAAGTACCCTATGGTGATTGGTCCAAGTTTGgatgattgattttttctttgtcGAAAATTATTATTTCAAGATTTGAGTGACAGCCAAGAGACTTGAGACGAAAAAGGGAAGGAGACTTCAAAGCCAAGAAACTCACCTCACAGGGCAGTGGTTAGGCATTTCCCGCTCTTTCATCTCCTTTAATCCTCGCCTGCacccagtggcggagccagaaatttttggctatggggcactagtactttcaaactaaaatatatgttttttttaaataaagcaaataaacaTAGTTATGAACAAACTTACAATGAGTCCcaacaagcaaatcatatcattaGTGTTATGGACAAAATTACAATTGGCCAATGGCATCAAAATAGTCAATTGGATGACCGAAATTCCTGATGTCTGTTAAAAATAATTGTTATAAGTATTACTTTTGATGCCAACAAGAGCTCTGTTTAAATACTTGCAACCAATCCGTTGGCACAAGCCGGTTGGATCTACCTAAACTCATAAATGATTTGAGgattatttaatatttgattggaaatttggaactcaaatata from Nymphaea colorata isolate Beijing-Zhang1983 chromosome 6, ASM883128v2, whole genome shotgun sequence includes these protein-coding regions:
- the LOC116256869 gene encoding uncharacterized protein LOC116256869, with translation MLANSKLSGYLPPGSKRLCTSLLHNEKNEVEQSLERKKFKWNTTGVSIVSDGWTDIQRRPLINFIVIARDEPIFLKAVDASGEYKDAGYLKQLFVEAIKELGPDKVVQLITDNDAVCKSAGLSLRYDFPHIFWTPCVAHTLNLALKDICNPPSEDVDPKGHELFSWIQEIEKDVRNIRNFIVNHQHALSLFSSYSDLRLLKVAETRFASIIVMLKRIQRVQDALIQMVFSREWSFYRVEDEAKVQSIKNLIVEDTWWEKIVYFLDFTEPIWCMLRAVDKDEPMLHRVYAMWENMIEEIQSKNSF